A single Halarcobacter anaerophilus DNA region contains:
- the acnD gene encoding Fe/S-dependent 2-methylisocitrate dehydratase AcnD translates to MTNDKYLKQLDGLDVKYYDIKSAVEDIQPGSFEKLNYTSRVLAENLIRKCPSEDLKDSLIQLIEKRTDKDFPWFPSRVVCHDILGLTAFVDLAGLREAIAKEGGDPEKVNPVVPTQLIVDHSLAVECGGFDPDAFNKNRAIEDRRNADRFHFINWTKEAFNNVDVIPPGNGIMHQINLEKMSPVVHNRDGIAFPDTLVGTDSHTPHVDSLGVIAVGVGGLEAENVMLGNPSYMRVPEIIGVKIVGDRKEGITATDIALSMTSFLRENNVISAYLEFVGEGLKHLTLGDRATISNMTPEYGASAAMFAIDEQTIDYLKLTGRTPEQVDLVEKYAKANGLWANELEKATYARELVFDLSTVTRSLAGPSKPHKLVPTSTLEEEGITKHIEIKDDKMPDGAVLIAAITSCTNTSNPRNVVAAGLLAKKANELGLKRKPWVKSSLAPGSKVVEEYLEDSHLLSELEKLGFGIVGFACTTCNGMSGALDPKIQKEAVDNDIYTTAVLSGNRNFDGRIHPYVKEAFLASPPLVIAYAIAGSIRFDIEKDALGTDKNGNPITLKDIWPTDAEIDEVVNKSVRPSMFTEVYDPMFAKNPLANVKIDPFYNWNSRSTYIQKPPYWDDEFMGMPALKGMRALGVFPDNITTDHLSPSNAILPESASGEYCIKMGLPVEDLNSYATHRGDHNTASRATLANPKLFNEMVKDENGNVKQGSLTKIMPEGKESRMWEAIQTYQQRKQPLIIIAGTNYGQGSSRDWAAKGVRLAGVEVVVAESIERIHRTNLVGMGVLPLQFKDGDTRHTYNIDGTETFEVVGEITPRTTLTLVMTRANGEKVEIPVTCRLDTSAEVEVYKAGGILQKFAKDFVAKK, encoded by the coding sequence ATGACAAATGATAAATATCTTAAACAATTAGATGGTTTAGATGTTAAGTATTATGATATTAAAAGCGCTGTTGAAGATATTCAACCTGGTTCTTTTGAAAAACTTAACTATACATCTAGAGTTTTAGCAGAAAATTTAATTAGAAAATGTCCAAGCGAAGATTTAAAAGATTCTCTTATTCAACTTATTGAAAAAAGAACAGATAAAGATTTTCCTTGGTTTCCTAGTCGTGTAGTATGCCACGATATTCTAGGACTTACGGCATTTGTTGACCTTGCGGGGTTAAGAGAAGCTATTGCTAAAGAAGGAGGAGATCCTGAAAAAGTTAATCCGGTTGTTCCTACTCAATTAATCGTTGACCACTCTTTGGCAGTTGAATGCGGTGGGTTTGATCCTGATGCATTTAATAAAAACAGAGCAATAGAAGATAGAAGAAATGCAGATAGATTCCACTTTATTAACTGGACTAAAGAAGCATTTAACAATGTAGATGTTATTCCTCCTGGTAACGGTATTATGCACCAAATCAACTTGGAAAAAATGTCTCCGGTTGTTCATAACAGAGACGGAATTGCATTCCCTGATACTTTAGTCGGAACAGATTCACACACTCCGCATGTAGATTCACTTGGTGTTATTGCTGTCGGTGTAGGTGGATTAGAAGCTGAAAACGTAATGCTTGGAAATCCTTCTTATATGAGAGTTCCCGAAATTATCGGTGTAAAAATCGTAGGAGATAGAAAAGAAGGAATTACTGCAACTGATATCGCTTTATCAATGACAAGTTTCTTAAGAGAGAACAATGTAATTTCTGCTTACCTTGAGTTTGTAGGTGAAGGTTTAAAACACTTAACATTAGGAGATAGAGCAACTATTTCAAATATGACTCCTGAATACGGTGCAAGTGCCGCAATGTTTGCAATTGATGAACAAACAATTGATTACTTAAAATTAACAGGAAGAACACCTGAACAAGTTGATTTAGTAGAAAAATATGCAAAAGCAAACGGTCTTTGGGCAAATGAATTAGAAAAAGCTACTTATGCAAGAGAGTTAGTATTTGATTTATCTACAGTTACAAGAAGTTTGGCAGGTCCTTCTAAACCTCATAAATTAGTACCTACTTCAACTTTAGAAGAAGAAGGAATTACTAAACATATAGAGATTAAAGATGACAAAATGCCAGACGGTGCTGTTTTAATTGCGGCAATTACTTCTTGTACAAATACATCAAATCCTAGAAATGTTGTAGCAGCCGGATTATTGGCTAAAAAAGCAAATGAATTAGGACTTAAAAGAAAACCATGGGTTAAATCTTCATTGGCTCCGGGTTCAAAAGTTGTTGAAGAGTATTTAGAAGATTCACATCTTCTTTCAGAACTTGAGAAATTAGGATTCGGAATCGTAGGTTTTGCATGTACTACTTGTAACGGAATGAGTGGAGCACTTGATCCGAAAATTCAAAAAGAAGCAGTAGATAACGATATTTATACAACTGCCGTATTATCTGGAAATAGAAACTTTGACGGTAGAATCCACCCATACGTAAAAGAGGCATTCTTAGCTTCACCTCCGTTAGTTATTGCTTATGCAATTGCAGGAAGTATCAGATTTGATATTGAAAAAGATGCTTTAGGAACAGACAAAAACGGAAATCCTATTACATTAAAAGATATTTGGCCTACAGATGCAGAGATTGATGAAGTAGTAAATAAATCGGTTAGACCTTCAATGTTTACCGAAGTTTATGACCCGATGTTTGCAAAAAATCCATTGGCAAATGTAAAAATCGATCCTTTTTACAACTGGAATTCAAGATCTACATATATTCAAAAACCACCATACTGGGATGATGAATTTATGGGTATGCCTGCATTAAAAGGAATGAGAGCATTAGGTGTGTTCCCTGATAATATCACAACAGACCACTTGTCTCCTTCAAATGCAATTTTACCTGAGAGCGCATCGGGTGAATATTGTATTAAAATGGGACTTCCTGTTGAAGATTTAAACTCTTACGCAACGCACAGAGGAGATCATAATACTGCTAGCCGTGCAACATTGGCAAATCCAAAACTATTTAATGAAATGGTTAAAGATGAAAACGGAAACGTAAAACAAGGTTCATTGACTAAAATTATGCCTGAAGGTAAAGAGTCTAGAATGTGGGAAGCTATTCAGACTTACCAACAGAGAAAACAACCTCTTATTATAATTGCAGGAACAAACTACGGTCAAGGATCTTCAAGAGACTGGGCTGCAAAAGGTGTAAGACTTGCAGGTGTTGAAGTTGTGGTTGCTGAAAGTATTGAAAGAATTCACAGAACAAATCTTGTTGGAATGGGTGTTCTTCCTCTACAGTTTAAAGATGGTGATACTAGACACACTTATAATATCGACGGAACTGAAACATTTGAAGTTGTAGGTGAAATTACACCAAGAACAACTCTTACTTTAGTTATGACAAGAGCAAACGGCGAAAAAGTTGAAATCCCTGTAACTTGCAGATTAGATACTTCAGCAGAAGTTGAAGTTTACAAAGCAGGTGGTATTTTACAAAAATTTGCTAAAGACTTTGTAGCTAAAAAATAA
- the prpF gene encoding 2-methylaconitate cis-trans isomerase PrpF: MSDAPQITVPATYMRGGTSKGTFFRIEDLPKIAQENQGAKDKLLLRVVGSPDPYGKQIDGMGGATSSTSKTVLVGKSSVPNHDVDYYFGQVSIDKPFMDWSGNCGNLSSAVGPFAIKSGYVENVVQNGIQTVRIWQANIKKTILCHVPIKDGRVQEIGDYEIDGVAFPAAEIKLEFVEPVDPSEELFPTGNLVDDLEVPGVGTFKATMITAGIPTIFLNADEIGYKGTELQNDINSDKEALKRFETIRAYGAIKMGLISDVKEAETRAHTPKVAFVSKSQNYTASSGKEITVDDIDLNVRALSMGQLHHAMMGTASVAIGVAACIPGTLVNLAAGGADLDSVTFGHPSGTLKVGASISKENGKFKVEKASMSRSARIIMEGKVHVPADTME, translated from the coding sequence ATGAGTGATGCACCACAAATTACCGTACCTGCCACATATATGCGTGGAGGTACGAGTAAAGGGACTTTTTTTAGAATAGAAGATTTACCGAAAATTGCTCAAGAAAATCAAGGAGCAAAAGATAAACTGCTTTTAAGAGTAGTTGGAAGTCCTGATCCATACGGTAAACAAATTGACGGTATGGGTGGAGCTACTTCAAGTACAAGTAAAACTGTACTTGTTGGTAAAAGTTCTGTACCTAACCATGATGTAGATTACTATTTTGGACAAGTTTCTATTGACAAACCTTTTATGGATTGGTCGGGGAACTGCGGTAACTTATCTTCGGCTGTTGGACCTTTTGCTATTAAATCAGGTTATGTAGAAAATGTAGTACAAAACGGTATCCAAACAGTTAGAATTTGGCAAGCAAATATCAAAAAAACTATTCTTTGTCACGTACCTATAAAAGACGGTAGAGTTCAAGAAATAGGTGATTATGAAATTGACGGTGTTGCTTTCCCTGCTGCTGAAATCAAATTAGAGTTTGTAGAACCTGTTGATCCTAGTGAAGAGCTTTTCCCTACAGGTAATTTGGTTGATGATTTGGAAGTTCCGGGAGTAGGAACTTTTAAAGCTACAATGATCACAGCAGGAATCCCTACGATTTTTCTAAATGCAGATGAAATCGGATACAAAGGAACAGAGCTTCAAAATGACATTAATTCAGATAAAGAGGCTTTAAAAAGATTTGAAACAATTAGAGCCTACGGTGCTATTAAAATGGGACTTATTTCTGATGTTAAAGAGGCAGAAACAAGAGCTCATACACCTAAAGTTGCTTTTGTATCAAAATCTCAAAACTATACAGCTTCAAGCGGTAAAGAGATAACTGTTGATGATATAGACTTAAATGTTAGAGCTTTATCAATGGGACAACTTCATCATGCTATGATGGGAACAGCTTCAGTTGCAATAGGTGTTGCAGCTTGTATCCCCGGAACATTAGTTAATCTAGCTGCAGGTGGAGCAGATTTAGATTCCGTAACTTTTGGACACCCATCGGGAACTCTAAAAGTTGGGGCATCAATTAGCAAAGAGAACGGAAAATTCAAAGTTGAAAAAGCTAGTATGAGCAGAAGTGCAAGAATTATTATGGAAGGTAAAGTTCACGTTCCTGCAGATACAATGGAATAA
- a CDS encoding NnrS family protein produces the protein MQFSTTIPQYQEKNSWWQRFISQPHQLFFSSALFFAIFIMLLTLCSLTGILNLDFSLIHGFGFNYALFTNAFLGFLITVIPKYNATQAINKDKYLNPWILYQIGIFITLFINITLGKILLSFVLFYFVKLFYETIKKGKASVKTDSIYINFILFLGALMLLIEAVSSSNLSELIFFCFLISMVFIIALKMIPAFYFGYTGISPWQRPKYIPFISITLIFLTGISMQFELDLLLKTVSLLSSVFFGYVLFKLNLFKKTPAILSILVLGLVWFELAYISLFLESMFLDYTFKLSFHIFAIGFMTTLLIGFGSRVIRGHAVPAQTIQADKITKALFVFTQIVLLTRIFASISFIAQSSFFTYLLNLSSIFWILLFVIWTLRYAKTLLRIK, from the coding sequence ATGCAATTTTCAACAACAATCCCCCAATATCAAGAAAAAAACTCTTGGTGGCAGAGATTTATCTCCCAGCCGCACCAACTATTTTTCAGCTCAGCTCTCTTTTTTGCTATTTTTATAATGCTTTTAACACTTTGTTCCTTAACGGGAATTCTTAACTTGGATTTTAGTCTGATTCATGGCTTTGGGTTTAATTATGCACTTTTTACAAATGCCTTTTTAGGTTTTTTAATTACTGTCATACCCAAATATAACGCAACACAAGCCATTAATAAAGATAAATATTTAAATCCTTGGATTCTTTATCAAATAGGTATTTTTATTACACTTTTTATAAATATTACTTTAGGAAAGATTCTACTATCTTTTGTACTTTTCTATTTTGTGAAACTCTTTTATGAAACAATAAAAAAAGGTAAAGCATCTGTAAAAACCGATAGTATTTATATAAATTTTATTCTATTTTTAGGAGCACTTATGCTTTTGATTGAAGCAGTAAGTTCATCAAATCTCTCGGAACTTATATTCTTTTGTTTTTTAATCTCTATGGTTTTTATTATTGCTTTAAAAATGATTCCCGCATTTTATTTCGGTTATACTGGAATATCTCCTTGGCAAAGACCAAAATATATCCCTTTTATATCTATAACTTTGATTTTTTTAACAGGTATTTCTATGCAGTTTGAGTTAGATTTACTTTTAAAAACAGTATCTCTTTTATCATCTGTATTTTTTGGATATGTTCTTTTTAAATTGAATTTATTTAAAAAAACTCCTGCTATTTTATCAATCCTTGTTTTAGGTCTTGTTTGGTTTGAGCTTGCTTATATTTCACTGTTTTTGGAATCTATGTTTTTAGATTACACCTTTAAACTCTCATTTCATATCTTTGCAATTGGTTTTATGACCACTTTGTTAATAGGTTTTGGAAGCAGAGTTATAAGAGGACATGCCGTTCCTGCTCAAACAATTCAAGCAGATAAAATTACAAAAGCTCTTTTTGTTTTCACTCAAATTGTTCTGCTTACAAGAATTTTTGCCTCAATTAGTTTTATAGCACAATCTTCATTTTTTACATATCTTCTAAATTTAAGTTCTATATTTTGGATATTACTGTTTGTCATATGGACATTAAGATATGCAAAAACTCTTTTAAGAATAAAATAG
- a CDS encoding GGDEF domain-containing protein: protein MEKLFLLLIILIFPFFLSANDKEIHKVAVVKNWEPYYFVNENGKPEGYAIELFEKVAKSIDLKYEYIIVDDFDEVFKLFEEKKADIIPNIGITQSRENLFLFTQETDSFFINIYKKTNATYKNIKDLKDKKIGVVKRNICNKLINKDLTNQKIYFKHFEDMLTALKMDKIDAFCYPQPLIEHELTSSLIVPFPRSIKEIKRGIGVSKAQFHLLPKFNEAITQLKLDGEYKKIYEKWFGKKSFIQLSKSETIFLIITFFGVSLTTLIVIFYFLSKKRWLITKDILQEEIKNKTNILKIQNQRLKTIHRKLKERTYKDGLTNIYNRKFFNEKLNELLSLYKRYEDKFSFLIFDIDDFKAINDTYGHAAGDKVLIDLTSLVSSHIRANDYFFRVGGEEFVVLLSQTSFQEAQEVAQKIRIIIEKELNCIKNRKVTVSIGLTEVNEGDDIETIYKRADSLLYKAKNRGKNRVVIK, encoded by the coding sequence ATGGAAAAATTATTTTTACTACTAATTATCTTAATATTTCCATTTTTTTTATCTGCAAATGATAAAGAGATACATAAAGTTGCAGTGGTAAAAAATTGGGAACCATACTATTTTGTTAATGAAAACGGCAAACCTGAAGGTTATGCTATTGAGCTTTTTGAAAAAGTGGCAAAAAGTATTGATCTAAAATATGAATATATAATTGTAGATGATTTTGATGAAGTATTTAAACTTTTTGAAGAGAAAAAAGCGGATATTATTCCAAATATAGGAATAACTCAATCAAGAGAAAATCTTTTTTTATTTACCCAGGAAACGGATAGTTTTTTTATAAATATTTATAAAAAAACTAATGCAACTTATAAAAATATCAAAGATTTAAAAGATAAAAAAATCGGAGTAGTAAAAAGAAATATCTGCAATAAACTGATAAACAAAGATTTAACAAATCAAAAAATATATTTTAAACATTTTGAAGATATGTTAACAGCATTAAAGATGGATAAAATAGATGCTTTTTGTTATCCTCAACCCTTAATTGAACATGAACTTACAAGCTCACTTATTGTTCCTTTTCCCAGATCAATTAAAGAGATAAAAAGAGGAATAGGTGTATCAAAAGCTCAATTTCATCTATTACCGAAATTTAATGAAGCCATTACCCAACTAAAATTAGACGGAGAGTATAAAAAAATATATGAAAAGTGGTTCGGTAAAAAGAGTTTTATTCAGTTAAGTAAAAGTGAGACTATATTTTTAATAATAACTTTCTTTGGAGTCTCTCTTACCACATTAATTGTAATTTTTTATTTCTTAAGCAAAAAAAGATGGCTTATTACAAAAGATATTTTACAAGAAGAGATAAAAAATAAAACGAATATTTTAAAAATACAAAATCAAAGACTAAAAACTATTCATAGAAAACTTAAAGAGCGTACATACAAAGACGGTCTTACTAATATATACAATAGAAAATTTTTTAATGAAAAACTTAATGAACTTCTATCTTTATATAAAAGATATGAGGATAAATTTTCATTTTTGATTTTTGATATTGATGATTTTAAAGCTATCAATGATACTTACGGTCATGCAGCCGGAGACAAAGTATTAATTGATTTAACCTCTTTAGTCTCTTCTCATATTAGAGCAAACGATTATTTTTTCAGAGTGGGAGGAGAAGAGTTTGTAGTTTTACTTAGTCAAACCTCTTTTCAAGAGGCACAAGAAGTTGCCCAAAAAATAAGAATTATAATTGAAAAAGAGTTAAACTGCATAAAAAACAGAAAAGTAACAGTCAGCATAGGTCTTACGGAAGTAAATGAAGGAGATGATATTGAAACTATTTATAAAAGAGCGGACAGCCTTTTATATAAAGCAAAAAACAGGGGTAAAAACAGAGTTGTTATCAAATAA
- a CDS encoding hydrolase has product MKIKAEDCVFIQVDIQEKLFPFISNNEELEKNLIILLKGLKLHNIPFIINEQYKKGIGETIPSLRELVDEYPHFEKTTFSCCGNEEGLAAIKVEGKKTVILAGIETHVCVLQTALDLLEEGFSVVIVTDCVSSRKQKDKDTAIQRLIQAGVIPTTYESLLFELTANAKHPVFKEISKLVK; this is encoded by the coding sequence ATGAAAATAAAAGCTGAAGATTGCGTTTTTATTCAAGTAGATATTCAAGAAAAACTTTTCCCTTTTATTTCAAATAACGAAGAGTTAGAAAAAAATCTAATTATTTTATTAAAAGGTTTAAAACTTCATAATATCCCTTTTATAATAAATGAACAGTATAAAAAAGGAATAGGTGAAACAATTCCAAGTTTAAGAGAGCTAGTCGATGAATATCCCCACTTTGAAAAAACAACTTTTTCTTGCTGCGGGAATGAAGAGGGCTTAGCCGCAATTAAAGTAGAGGGTAAAAAAACCGTAATATTAGCAGGAATAGAGACTCACGTATGTGTTCTACAAACTGCACTTGATTTATTAGAAGAGGGTTTTTCTGTCGTAATTGTTACTGATTGTGTTAGTTCAAGAAAACAAAAAGATAAAGATACTGCAATACAAAGACTTATTCAAGCAGGTGTGATTCCTACAACTTATGAATCTTTGCTTTTTGAACTTACTGCAAATGCAAAACATCCCGTATTTAAAGAGATATCAAAATTAGTAAAATAG